Part of the Gigantopelta aegis isolate Gae_Host chromosome 15, Gae_host_genome, whole genome shotgun sequence genome is shown below.
CCGCAGCAACACTTGGTGTCTAAATACTCACACGAATTTGGTGAGTACCCGGTGCAACACTTGGCGTCTAAATAAACACACGAGTTTGGTGGTTACCCGGTGCAACATTTGACGTCTAAATACTCACACGAGTTTGGTAGTTACCCAGTTAAACACTGGGCGTCTAAATACCCACACGAGTTTGGTTGTTACCCGGTGCAACACTTGTCGTCTAAATACTCACACGAGTTTGGTGGGTAGCCGCAGCGACACTTGCCGTCAATACAGTGGAGATTGTTTAAGTCGGCGCAGTCGCAGTTGTGCTTCGTCGCACTgttataccagttataacagaaaCTCGCCCCTTGGGATCCGCAGCCCACTGGGGGGAAAGAAacag
Proteins encoded:
- the LOC121390744 gene encoding uncharacterized protein LOC121390744 isoform X2 produces the protein MSEHCNHRDNCTVTGCSLGGNIECDDDNICTCHVADCLDGEKVGVGCGSQGASFCYNWYNSATKHNCDCADLNNLHCIDGKCRCGYPPNS